Sequence from the Neptunomonas japonica JAMM 1380 genome:
TCTCGCCTAAGGCTTGCTGAGCTTGCCTTAGATCTTCGGCAAGTAGTTCGCCTGCACCGTTGTGGATAAGTTGATCTCGACCGGTTTCTAACAATTGTGAAGCGCTGTTGAGTGCTTCAAGGTGACGACGACGAGCTAAAAAACCACCTTCAGTTGTGGCTTGGTAGCCCATACAGGTCTTAAGGTGCTCACGTAGCGTCTCTATGCCCTCTCCAGCTTTAGCTGATAGATTGATTAGCGTATGACCATGCACCTCTTGTAGACCGAATCCTTCGCCGCTCAGATCAGATTTATTTCGGATAACTGTAATTTTACTTTGATCTTGTAGCTGATCGACAAACTCAGGCCAAATTTGTTGGGGGTCATCAGCATGTGTCTTTGTACTATCGACCATCAATAGCACTCTGTCAGCTTTGTGAATCTCTTCCCAAGCGCGGCTAATGCCGATGCGTTCTACTTCATCGGGGGCGTCACGTAAGCCGGCAGTATCAATAATATGAAGTGGCATGCCATCAATGTGGATATGTTCACGTAATACGTCACGCGTCGTTCCAGCAATATCGGTTACAATAGCTGTTTCCCTTCCTGCTAATGCGTTTAACAGGCTGGACTTACCCGCATTGGGGCGTCCTGCAATCACAACACTCATACCTTCACGAATCAAACTTCCCTGCTTCGCTTCGCTTAATACAGCGGCGAGGTTGGCAATAATGCCATGTAAGTCAGAGAGTACCTTTCCGTCTGCTAGAAAATCGATCTCTTCTTCGGGAAAATCGATGGCCGCTTCAACATAGATACGTAGCTGTATAAGTGATTCTACTAGTGTGTCGATTCGTCGAGAGAACTCTCCTTGTAAGGAGCGTAAAGCACAGCGTGCTGCTTGTTGCGATGAGCTATCGATAAGGTCTGCGATAGCCTCTGCTTGTGCTAAATCAAGTTTGTCATTTAAAAAAGCACGTTCAGAGAATTCACCGGGTCTGGCGAGTCGGGCCCCCAGTGATTGTACTCGCTGTAGTAGAAAATCCATCACCACTGGGCCGCCATGGCCTTGTAGCTCTAAAATATCTTCACCGGTAAACGAATTAGGGCCAGGAAAATAAAGGGCTATACCTTCGTCCAGCTCGCTCCCTTGTGCATCTTTAAATGCCCCGTAATGTGCATAACGGGGTTTGGGTAAATAGCCAAGAACCTGCTCTGCAATTGCAGCAGCTTTTGGGCCTGATACACGTATAATTCCCACACCTCCACGCCCGGGAGCAGTGGCTTGTGCAGCAATCGTTTCTTGAGATATCAGGCTCATAGGTACTCCGTTTTTCTTGCAGCATTGAAAAAGGCTCCCACAGGAGCCTTTTTTGTACGTGACCTTATCTTAAGTCGCGCTAGGTTCTGCTTCAATCTGTTTGTTGATTACATATTGTTGTGCAATCGACAGAATGTTGTTCACTACCCAGTACAGTGTCAGACCTGCAGGGAACCACAGGAAGAAGAAAGTAAACATGATAGGCAACATCTTCATTACTTTAGCCTGCATTGGGTCTGGAGGTGTTGGGTTCAGCGACTGCTGAATAAACATACTCACACCCATGATAATTGGCAGAATAAAGTAAGGATCTTTAGCTGACAGGTCAGTCAGGTAGAGGAAGTCTGCATGGCGTAGCTCTACAGATTCCATTAGTACCCAATACAA
This genomic interval carries:
- the mnmE gene encoding tRNA uridine-5-carboxymethylaminomethyl(34) synthesis GTPase MnmE, producing MSLISQETIAAQATAPGRGGVGIIRVSGPKAAAIAEQVLGYLPKPRYAHYGAFKDAQGSELDEGIALYFPGPNSFTGEDILELQGHGGPVVMDFLLQRVQSLGARLARPGEFSERAFLNDKLDLAQAEAIADLIDSSSQQAARCALRSLQGEFSRRIDTLVESLIQLRIYVEAAIDFPEEEIDFLADGKVLSDLHGIIANLAAVLSEAKQGSLIREGMSVVIAGRPNAGKSSLLNALAGRETAIVTDIAGTTRDVLREHIHIDGMPLHIIDTAGLRDAPDEVERIGISRAWEEIHKADRVLLMVDSTKTHADDPQQIWPEFVDQLQDQSKITVIRNKSDLSGEGFGLQEVHGHTLINLSAKAGEGIETLREHLKTCMGYQATTEGGFLARRRHLEALNSASQLLETGRDQLIHNGAGELLAEDLRQAQQALGEITGQFSNDDLLGRIFSSFCIGK